In Brienomyrus brachyistius isolate T26 chromosome 2, BBRACH_0.4, whole genome shotgun sequence, the genomic window GTCTCTGGACAGAAGATGTGAGAAGAGGACTGATGGAAAGTGGCTGGAGGCTAAGCGGAGATCTCCAGACACTGTGTACATCCTGTTCTTCAACCTGAACCCGCTGGTCACCTCTAAGGCAGAGGAGCTGGGTGTCGGTGGGCCGGACATTAAATTGTGCAGGCTGAGGGTGCAGTCTGTGCAGGATCTGCTGGCAAAGCCTGGAACCACACTAGTTTTCCTTGGGGTGGAGAAGCAGGTGAGCCCTCCTTCCCCGTCTTGCCCAGGAGATGAGGATGGGCTTACGGCCTGGTTCGCTCTCAACACTAATGAAGATCCGACGGAGCATCTGAAGCTCCCGGAATCGAGCTGTTTCTTCGTTAAACCTCCCATGCCGGGCCTTTTTGCATTAAGCGAGGAGGAGGCGGGTAAGTGCAGTTTGCAGAACCCACCAGCCACGGTGAAATGACCTGCCTTGGAGCGACTTCTCAGCTCGGTGTTTTCATGTCGTCCCAGGGGTCATCGCACAGGCACGGTCGGTCTTGGCCTGGCACAACCGATACTCTTTCTGCCCAACATGTGGGAGCAAGACCAGAGTAGAGGAGGGTGGGTACAAAAGGGCATGTCTGAAGGAGGATTGCCCAAGTCATCGCGGCGTCCACAATACATGTTACCCCCGAGTTGGTAAGaccttctttctttctttctttctttctttctttctttctttctttctttctttctttctttctttctttctttctaagCTAAAAGTGTGTAAACTTTGTTACTTTATATACATCTGGCCTACATGGAACGAGCTACAATAATATTCACCCCATGCAGATCCAGTGGTGATAATGCTGGTGATTCATCCTGGAGGAAACCAGTGCTTATTAGGcaggaaaaaaacatttccacccAGAATGTTCTCATGCCTTGCTGGATTCATCGAGCCAGGtgtgctgaccccccccccagctatgaCTAATTTCACACTGGTCTCTTTGTGCTGGGGAGTGACGGCCATGTGTGCTTTGTCGAAGCAGGGGAGGGAATAGAGGATGCGGTGAGGAGGGAGGTGGCGGAGGAGAGTGGGATCAAAGTGGGCCCTGTCCGGTACAtatcctcccagccttggcccATGCCATCCTCATTGATGATTGGATGCCTAGCAGTTGCCGTGTCGACGGAGATTAACGTGGATGGAAATGAAATCGAAGAGGCTCGTTGGTTCACCAGACAGCAGGTGAGCAACGTGAGGAGTTGGAGATACGGTTTGGCACATTGACAGAATTGACTTATGAGTTTTTTCGACTCGCAGGTCATCGACGTCCTTCGGAGAGGGAGCGAGCCAGCGTTCGTCTTGCCGCCGAGACAAGCGATCGCGCATCAACTGGTGAAACACTGGATTGGCATGAATGCAAATCTGTAGGCACAGCGTGGATCCGCCGCTTGCGGGACCGGACCGGACAGGTGACAGATGGATGGGCGAGTCCGTGTTCTTCCACTCCCTTCTTATAGAAGGTCCATCTAGACACCAAGCAGCACCAGTAGATCTTTGTTTGCAGTTATATCCCCCTCTTTCGTTGGTCATTTCCTTTTATGGCGGTTTGCTTTGGCCTGCTTCATCACTGGGGGTAATTCAGACCTGTAATGTGTCCGTTCCCTCCATAATTTTCTATTTTACATTGTCGAGAGCTGCAGTGTTTTTAGTAAGAATATACAAGCACCTGCAGACAGCTGATCCGGTTAGTATTTAGTCTTGGTGATGGGACCTTTACCAGGAGCAGAACTTCAGGGAGGATATATTGAGGGCGGTGTGTTGGTCTGCAGATTAAGACGGTGCCCATCAGGTCACATTCAAGGCGAGCAgaatgatgtcaccgttgggcccaTGGAGTAGAGCTGCTTCAGGGATTGGCTACCCCTCCTCTCTGATCATCTTATATGTCACTTTTGGCAACAGCATCTgataaagaaataaatacatGTCGTAAGATCCAGAGTctgtatatttaaaatatgaaataatatattattacatcatttagtGTCTGTATTCCAGTCAAACTGTCACACTAACCCTCAAAATATGAAACTTAAGAAAGACTGCAGTCAAAACAGGAATTTAAGTCTGGCTCTTGGATTCATTCCATATTTTACTGATGAATTGAGACAAGGGTGTGTTTAAGATATAATCTATTTACTGTTGTCAATTATGCCAGAAAGTCACCGATTTCTTTACCAAATGCTTAATATGACTAAgaaattgtttttcatttttttaataaaatatgagGGTCATATCAGTGATGTCTATCCGATCCTGCTCAGTACGGGTATCGGTTATGAAAAATCAGGAAATTGTGCTCCGTGTTGCAGAGCTTTATGTATTTTAAGCAAATTAAAGCCTCATATGAATCCGGCTCTGACTGACAGAAGCCTTTTCAGATAGGAGCCAGCAAGCCCGAGCCAAACAAGGCCTGACATTGTCGATTATTTAGCTTTTCTGATCCCAAGGGAGACCTGAAGAGGTGACCCCCAGAGTGGAATGACCCTGAAGATGTTTGAGAGGCTGAGTATCGGCGTGTTTGTGGACTGGGGTCCCGTAAACAGGAGCAGGGATTTTCGCTGTAGCTGGGAATGCAGAGGCTAAACAAGTACCGAGTATCGTATCCGGCACTCGTGTAAACAACATCCTCAAGTAACCGACAAAGTTCTACAATGTcagtataaataataaaaacattgtTTTATTAAAAGGTGGTGGTTCACAAAATGTCTTGGGATGTTTGCgtaattcagtaaaaatgttgcaaatgtattggtttcataacagtCCATTGACAACTCCTGTGACTGACTCATTcacttattgtcattttgctgtgATTTGCAATTGTAGTCCTTGGCTCCTAAAGGGATATTAAACAcagatgtttggtgttttatgttattgcaaaggtgttactaatttaAAAGCACCCAGTGAGACTGTATGTCaattaactttatttttttttaactcggaACAGCTCATTTAAAACTATGATTTGGATTTGAGattattactacttgaaatgaatgttttacttaTGTACTGGTTGCTTTTAATTCTGTGTATATTtttgtaaataaatgaataatgtaATGATTTTTCTTATAAAACCATATTTTTATGGCATATTTTTACCGAATGAAGCACTTGCATGAAGGTTATGTACATCAAGAGAAGACCCTTCAGTAATCTTTCCGCTTGTTCTGCTGCTGTTTACCTCCCTATTTCATGTTCTGCCAAATATCTGACTTAATATAACAGTACAGTAACCACtggtgtgtgtccgtgtgtataATGGGATTAAAGTAAGTGTGAGAAATGTGTTGCGATTATTTTTCAAAAGTAACATTCAACTGTCTGAAACATTCAGCTATCCGGCAGCTGAATGGCTACTTTTGCTGTATATGGGAGTTGGCTTTTTACCGGCCTTAGTAAGAAAATACATGAGCAAACAGAAAGCAGTTAGCATTTTGGGCACGATTAGTTACATCAGAATAGTGCGATAATGGCCCATCTAATGGTGCATTTTTATTTACTCAGACTCATGTGGTAGCATAGATGGACTGTGAGCCATTAAATATGACTCATATTAATTTCCACTCAGAGTTGTCACAGATATTACATCGACCTGCAGATGCCTGGGATGCTTAGCCTCTCTATATCGGGAACCGCAAACAGCCGAGGAGCTCTGGTGCTTCTCGTACTCCACCGGTCCCGGCCAGGGTCAGGCCTTCTGTAGCTCTGTGTTGGCTCATTCAGGCAGAAGTGGTCCATGGAGAGAGAGCGCAGGGATTACCTCTACTGAAGATGGTCGAAGGTAGCCTTCCCGTAACCTTGGATGGTCCTGGTACACTAAGTTAGAGTGAGCAGATAATCTATGTCAGGGAGGACTCTTCAAGCTAGGACAGGATTCATAAAATTCCATTTCGATAAAAAAAGACCTGGATTTTACTAAAGCGCTGCGTtcctgctgtgtgctgattggtcatgCATgtatcactaatgttaatgtgaaacagctgcatgagtctttcagtcaaggaaacaaaccaggaaAAATACAAGACGAACCAAACAATTTAGCCAGTCATGGGAGGCTTTACAGTAGTTAGTAAAACCTGTAGTATCTCCTCCTTGTCATGCATTACCGGGTCACCCTAGATTAGTCACCACGTGTGGCTGACGGACCCAGACTGCTCCAGCCACGGCCACATCAATAGATAGCATGTTGGAAAtatccccagcccccccaccaatGTCAGTCTTCAGCTACACGAATGTCCAGCACACATGAGCAGCAGAGAAAACGCACTGGGTATGAATCGGCTGGAAGTCagagtgaggagctcagtcagctCTGTGTTCCTTTACGGAGCCTTGGGCACCTTATCTTAAATGTGAGCATGACCTGGTGACCTTGATACAGTAAATTATACTATAATAATGTACGCAGCAAGCTTATCAAATTCACAGATTGGTGTCACAGGACTGAAGGAATATCAAACTTACCCTTAAAATCAATAGTAAGAATAAAATAGGAATTAAATATATCTGCATGACGAATAGGTCACCTGCAATGCCCGTGCCCTAGAAATGGAGATCTGAGGTCtttttagcaaaaccagaaacaCAGAAGTTCTGAGTGCAGGTCCGGTGCAGCACTGCCTCTGTCAGACAGAGAGATACTGCTCACTGCACAGTAATATTTCGCAAACCTCTCTGCTGATGATGAATGAATCAGAACTGCTGGAGCTTAGTCACAGCTTCATGTTTTATCACACACAGCAGAATAATCCTGAAAGCACACTGTGGCTGTACCAGAACAGGATGCTCCAATGGGATTTTCCATGTTCTTTTCATTTCTGTGTTGAGAATTAGTTCCCCATCTAGCCATTATTTTATTTCTATGCTCAGAGAAGCTCTCCCGGAAGTATTAAGTGTACCTCAGTTTTACATCAATGCCATTTCATCCCAGTGATGGATAATTCAGAGAACACAGGGACGCAGAACACTTACTGTTTTCATAAACGgtgtttacccccccccccccccttgtcatCAGGACTGGGATATGAACCCACAGCCACCCGGGGTACCACTGAAGCCCAGCTATGTTGCAAATGAACGTTTCGCCTGGTTCAGGACACCGGTGGCCAGACGCGGAGCAGGAGAGGGGGGCAGTAAATGTGGGAACATGGAGTGACGGGGCATTAACAAGAGCAGCTCCACCTCCACATACAAATAGCACTGAAAAGGACAGCATCCCCACGCAAACGGATCTTTTTCTGTGCAATGCATGAGATGAATGCCGGTCCAAGTAAACAGCAGTAAGCAAAAGGAGTCAACGATTTTAAAATCTGTATAATATTTCAGCCATTTCAGTCATCCAtgcagtaaattaaaaaaacatctcACCAGACTTTGTTTTATTTACATGGTTTTGGTCTATCCATTGCTAAAATGCTACATTGTCATAAATTAACAAAGCACAATATTTAAGGCCTGGAAACATTCTACAGTGATGCTCATTATCTGAGAACAGAGAACCTTGTTAAAAGGTGACGAAGACACAGTCATTACAATGTTTAAATCACTATCAAGTCATTTAAGCAAGTAAATTACTATGAaaaattttgaacataatttcaGAAATATAGTTTTAAGATTAAAAAGTCAAGTAAACCTAACGTTCCCCAGGTAGTGACTGAacagtaaaaaagaaaaatgcaaatatatcaatataacaataaaaatgaaaaattaaaaaaacagacaaatgataatgataaatatttatttttccaaCATTATCAAGATCTCTTTCTAATTTGTACGTTTTCTTAGTTTTGCATATATGGTAACATACTTTATAAAGAAATAGTAGACACTGAAAATGATTTCCTGCCACCCTGACTGGCATAATACcgctatcacccccccccccccccccccccccactacaccATCCCATCTTACACTCATGATACATCTGTTTTTTTGAAGAACATGTCCCAGAAATTTGGCGTGTAGTTTTCAATGTAGTCGGGGTCTTCTTCCATGGCCTCAGTGATGACAGGAGGCTCCGACGGCATGACCTGAATGCTGAAGTTCTCAGCAGGAAGCTCCACAGTGGAGAGAAGCTCTAGGTCCAGCAGCTTTGGGGTGACCTACAAGGAGGACGGGACACAGCCCTTCAGTAGAGTGGCCAGAACATCACGTGTAAAAATCCTCACAAGAACAGCTACAATACCCTCCTTGAACAGTAACCTCATTGACATACATTTACAATTCATTTAGTAGACACTTGTGTCAAACGTGATGTAAAAAGCACACATACGGTGCATGTTTCTGCACACACCCACATACCGTGCATCCAAAATCTACCCGTTCATACTACTTTAAAGAATTATTTTCTCCAGAAACTCTGAATGAACCAGCAACAGATTACTGGTCCTTAAAAGCTACACCACCCCATGTCTGTCTATTAATGAGGCATTTCtgtcatttgcattttaaaactaTGAATTGTTGAGCCCAAACGAAACAGTTTTGCAACTATGTATCACATTCTGCAGCAGTTCTTGGTTGTGAACTGTAAAGCAGGCAGCCTGATGAGAGTAATTCGGCAAACGAGAAGAGGAGACACATCACCTCAGGCGCAGACAATGACCCCCACTGTCTGATAGAACTGCAGGAAGGGTTTGGGATCAGTGGACAGAGGTATCCCATGTACCTGTGGATGACAGTGACAGCTGGGTCAATGCTGCATCTGAAACTGCCGTTCCCATCTGAGCTGCCCCTCAACCCCAGGCAGAGCGACACaaaattcacagaaagcatcttCACGTCGTTTATGTAGCCggtacttttatccaaagtgacatacaatccagagggcagggtcagacagtccctgaggTGATTGGCTTGGCAGGGGGGCGGGACCTGCTCAGGGGCCTATGGgcaaaatcactctgctgagccTGGGATCTGAGCCAGTGACCATCTCATCAAAGACGCAGCATCTTAACATGCTGAGCCACGCGTGACTCCCACCTCTGTCCGATGGAAAAGTGTAGGTGTCAAACAGGAAATTAAAACAATTTACCTCTATCAGCAGGGGACATTAaacctatctatccatccacacTACATATACTGATTACATAAATGTTCATCTGGTGTGGGATCATAGTGCCTGGCGATTATCCCAGGCAAGCTGAGGACACATTGTCCATGTATTCAGAATTTTAAGGGAACTCTTCAGTAATTTCTAGGGACAtctggtctccacaatgtattgattacaaacacacacacacgtatgtattcatatctttgtggggactatccattcatttccaCGGGAAAGAACACAAATTTCAACAGcaacaaccctaacccccacccggccctaaccttaaccataaatcgaaataacaggttttcatttatttggtttataagcaaccaaacaaaatacaagacttctgacatttttagttttttgatagcAGTTACAGACTGGTGACCAAAATGTCAAGATAACTGGTTTTTTTATCACGTTGTGAGGAACTTAGCATATTATGTGCAGCTAACAGGCACAGCACACATAATTAAAGTGAATACAGGCATCACATGGGCATTCCGCTTATGCGCAGCTGATAGGCACAGCACTCATAACGAAGGTGAATACAGGCATCACATGGGCATTCCGCTTATGCGCAGCTGATAGGCACAGCACTCATAACGAAGGTGAATACAGGCATCAAATGGGCATTCCGCTTATGCGAGGCTGACAGGCACAGCACTCATAACGAAGGTGAATACAGGCATCACATGGGCAATCCGCTTATGCACAGCTGACAGGCACAGCACTCATAACGAAGGTGAATACAGGCATCACATGGGCATTCCGCTTATGCGCAGCTGACAGGCACAGCACTCATAACGAAGGTGAATACAGGCATCACATGTGCATTCCGCTTATGCGTGGCTGAGAGGCACAGCACTCATAACGAAAGTGAATACAGGCATCATCACATGGGCATTCCGCTTATGCACAGCTGACAGGCACAGCACTCATAACGAAGGTGAATACAGGCATCACATGGGCATTCTGCTTATGCACAGCTGACAGGCACAGCACTCATAACGAAGGTGAATACAGGCATCATCACATGGGCATTCCGCTTATGCACAGCTGACAGGCACAGCACTCATAACGAAGGTGAATACAGGCATCACATGGGCATTCTGCTTATGCACAGCTGACAGGCACAGCACTCATAACGAAGGTGAATACAGGCATCATCACATGGGCATTCCGCTTATGCACAGCTGACAGGCACAGCACTCATAACAAAGGTGAATACAGGCATCACATGTGCATTCCGCTTATGCGCAGCTGACAGGCACAGCACTCATAACGAAGGTGAATACAGGCATCACATGGGCATTCTGCTTATGCACAGCTGACAGGCACAGCACTCATAACGAAGGTGAATACAGGCATCACATGGGCATTCCGCTTATGCGCAGCTGACAGGCACAGCACTCATAACGAAGGTGAATACAGGCATCACATGGACATTCCGCTTATGCGCAGCTGACAGGCACAGCACTCATAACGAAGGTGAATACAGGCATCACATGGGCATTCTGCTTATGCACAGCTGACAGGCACAGCACTCATAACGAAGGTGAATACAGGCATCACATGGGCATTCTGCTTATGCGCAGCTGACAGGCACAGCACTCATAACGAAGGTGAATACAGGCATCACATGGGCATTCTGCTTATGCGCAGCTGACAGGCACAGCACTCATAACGAAGGTGAATACAGGCATCACATGGGAATTCTGCTTATGCACAGCTGACAGGCACAGCACTCATAACGAAGGTGAATACAGGCATCACATGTGCATTCCGCTTATGCGTGGCTGAGAGGCACAGCACTCATAACGAAAGTGAATACAGGCATCACATGGGCATTCCGCTTATGCGCAGCTGACAGGCACAGCACTCATACCGAAGGTGAATACAGGCATCACATGGGCATTCCGCTTATGCACAGCTGACAGGCACAGCACTCATACCGAAGGTGAATACAGGCATCACATGGGCATTCCGCTTATGCACAGCTGACAGGCACAGCACTCATACCGAAGGTGAATACAGGCATCACATGGACATTCCGCTTATGCGCAGCTGACAGGCACAGCACTTACACAGTCCTATAGTGGgtgagcagcaccagcaccaggAGAATAAGGAACGTCGGGGGAAGAATAGCATACAAAATGTCCTCAGTGTCTGGAAAGAGAGTGCAGGTCTTTAGCCATTTTGTGCATATTGTCTAAGAAACGTCACACATGCTACAAAGTTCTGTGCCTGCAGTCCCCAGTTTATGAAGGAGATTCGTATCCAAAGTCTGTCTTTAAATCGAATACACATACAGCATTGTGCTGTGCCTTGAGGCGGTGAACTGCAGAAGCCGTGCGATGTCACGAGCATTACAAAGCAGTGTGTGCATTCTTTACTAAGAACCATGgtagttaaattttttttataataggctttatggtAGTTTATTTGTAAGTAGGAGTTGTCTGTA contains:
- the nudt12 gene encoding peroxisomal NADH pyrophosphatase NUDT12, which produces MTSVATSPKEQILVRFLDGAARGDAALVSSMLLQVGSLVDVSGDDGWTALMLAARSGHSEVVKVLLSKGCDTSLVNKSGQTAYDIGRFWGHKHVAGLLSNSKAGDDHQLLDQVEAEAPENFFSRESLDRRCEKRTDGKWLEAKRRSPDTVYILFFNLNPLVTSKAEELGVGGPDIKLCRLRVQSVQDLLAKPGTTLVFLGVEKQVSPPSPSCPGDEDGLTAWFALNTNEDPTEHLKLPESSCFFVKPPMPGLFALSEEEAGVIAQARSVLAWHNRYSFCPTCGSKTRVEEGGYKRACLKEDCPSHRGVHNTCYPRVDPVVIMLVIHPGGNQCLLGRKKTFPPRMFSCLAGFIEPGEGIEDAVRREVAEESGIKVGPVRYISSQPWPMPSSLMIGCLAVAVSTEINVDGNEIEEARWFTRQQVIDVLRRGSEPAFVLPPRQAIAHQLVKHWIGMNANL